AATATTATGTATGGCCATTTACATCTTATATGTTGTCTTCAACCATCGCAATAATCCTTTTTGGTAAATTATCGGATATTTACGGTAGGAAACATATTTTGATTGCAGGGATCATCACATTTGTTATAACTTCCGTCATGTGTGGTTTTGCAACCAATATGTTTCAATTGATCCTATTTAGAGGACTTCAGGGAATTGGTGGGGGAATTTTAATATCCCTACCATTTATAGTGGTTGGAGAAATTTTCAGCCCCAGAGAACGGGCCAAATATATGGGGATACTCGCATCAGTTTTTGGTCTTGCAGACGTTTTGGGGCCAATTATTGGTGGTGTAATTACAGATTCCTTCGGTTGGAGATGGGTGTTTTTTATAAATGTTCCAGTTGGGATCGCTGCTGTAACCATGATTCTTTATTCGCTTCCAAACTTTAAATTGCCAGATGTTAAAAAGATCATAGATTATTCTGGGATTATCACCTTTACATTAGCTTTAAGCACAATTTTCTTTGCAATAACACTTGCAGGAGATATTAATAAATATCCGCTAGATGAGATGGCTGTACTCATTGTATTTTCAATATTCATGTTTGCATTGTTTGTATTGGCTGAGAAAAAAGCAGTAGAACCTATTTTGCCTTTAAATCTTTTTAAAAATTCAATATTTAATGTATCATCATTAGAAAGTTTTATAGCAAGTGCATTGATGTTTAGTGGGATAATTTATGTCCCATTATTTGCACAAGGTGTTTTAGGTATGAGTGCTACAAATTCTGGACTTATAATGATTCCTATGTTTCTAAGTCTTACAATAACCTCAATAATCACTGGACAAATCATATCAAAGACAGGAAAATATAAAAATCTTGTCATTGTTGAATTTGTTATAACAGGAATAGGGGTTATACTTCTTGCTACAATGAATGTGAATACACCATATTATCTGTTATTAGCATATTCAACTGTCCTTGGTATAGGTTCGGGAATGGCTTATAACATATTCAATGTAGCAGTGCAGAACGCATTTGCCCTTCGAGAAATAGGTATTGTAACAGCTTCTATGCGGTTTTTCAGAAATGTAGGCACTATAGTATCCGTTCCAATATTTGGATACATAATGAATTTCACTTTAGGAAGTTCAAACGCAGTTACATTGAGTAAAACTCAAGCTTTGGTACTATCTATCCAGAATATTTTCATTGTAGCTATTTTATTATCATTTGTAGGGCTGGTTGTTGCATTCTTCCTTAAAGAAATACCTTTAGGGGAGAATATGCTTATGACTCAAGAAGAAGTTAGTGAAGGACAGCTAGAAAAAGCGAAATAACTTCTTTTTATTTAATTTTATTCCTCATAGTCATTATTAAAATATAATTCTATTAGTATTGATAACTGAATTAAATAATTGTAAATCAGGATTTATTTAAAATTATAAATGGAGATTGATAAAATGATTAGAGTAGCTGTAACAGGCGCAGGTGGAAGAATGGCTTCCAAA
This Methanobacterium spitsbergense DNA region includes the following protein-coding sequences:
- a CDS encoding MDR family MFS transporter, translated to MNYKSQYDLTKDQINMIMAGLMVGLLVAAFDYSIMAIAMPKVINSLHGMEYYVWPFTSYMLSSTIAIILFGKLSDIYGRKHILIAGIITFVITSVMCGFATNMFQLILFRGLQGIGGGILISLPFIVVGEIFSPRERAKYMGILASVFGLADVLGPIIGGVITDSFGWRWVFFINVPVGIAAVTMILYSLPNFKLPDVKKIIDYSGIITFTLALSTIFFAITLAGDINKYPLDEMAVLIVFSIFMFALFVLAEKKAVEPILPLNLFKNSIFNVSSLESFIASALMFSGIIYVPLFAQGVLGMSATNSGLIMIPMFLSLTITSIITGQIISKTGKYKNLVIVEFVITGIGVILLATMNVNTPYYLLLAYSTVLGIGSGMAYNIFNVAVQNAFALREIGIVTASMRFFRNVGTIVSVPIFGYIMNFTLGSSNAVTLSKTQALVLSIQNIFIVAILLSFVGLVVAFFLKEIPLGENMLMTQEEVSEGQLEKAK